One part of the Tunicatimonas pelagia genome encodes these proteins:
- a CDS encoding TonB-dependent receptor domain-containing protein produces the protein MPYFLKKALLIGCLVMIYFTAHAQSIQTITGQVVNVQGEPLFGNAIVISPTDSSIIQGTPFLEGTFTLTGLNNQQVLLKLSSLTFRDTILVVRYATNAHVDLGRVRVREAANELDEVTVTAKQSLVNERPDGSLAINIANTPLATATSVDEILSRSPTIVYDEDGNLQVFGKGAAILFINGVRVANERLSTLSPSDIQTIEIISNPGPRYDAEGNAVINIITRTNREQGGQGAIKNYYSYSDFTGYDNRTDIAYSYAQGNWSTHANYGLQLGHNRHIQRTSRTRNIPNNFFRSTIKNDWQYEYDNLSNYGVGLQYNVAADHYFSVQYTGAYEDLGGQQLSDNTIEDSQVIVYNTNIARDDLTQKNTLNANYYRKMDSLGSSLFIGSQFAGYANDFDNDITESSAIDDIAQVALINNVGGNDINIFSTQLDYTKVFSKRYHLEWGGKYGYVQINSRTTFFDLGEGGTRTRDEDLSSSFAYRERVPAAYLNLQGNITDNIDYGVGLRTELTDYTLFTEVDGGRTIGDTYFNVFPSASLTARLSEQTNVYVTYTSRIVRPPYQTLNPFVVYQDAFTSIRGNPDLQPSRVHALEAGGAWAGLSLKLGYNYTIDPIDGGAFQSEDNPREYILQRVNLSERHAFFGTLSKNINLAWWRSNNTATLSFDRLFDNTGVFAVNNSEPYYYLYSQNSFDIKDWFTLYLTAWYLSDKRDGINFEKDYSSVNLGVEKKLLGNSLTCNLDFNDVFYRVRASGEYRVGQTDVIYDNVWNTHYVRFSVAYNFGRLKELNYRNKNVGESESQRAR, from the coding sequence ATGCCTTATTTCCTAAAAAAAGCACTCCTCATTGGGTGCCTGGTAATGATCTATTTTACCGCTCACGCCCAATCCATTCAAACCATTACGGGTCAAGTGGTAAACGTTCAAGGGGAACCACTCTTCGGAAACGCGATAGTCATCTCACCCACCGACTCGAGCATTATTCAGGGCACACCTTTTTTGGAAGGAACATTTACGCTCACTGGGTTAAATAATCAACAAGTACTGCTTAAGCTTAGCTCACTCACTTTCCGGGATACCATATTGGTTGTGCGCTACGCCACCAATGCTCACGTGGATTTGGGAAGGGTTAGGGTTCGGGAAGCAGCTAATGAATTGGACGAGGTGACGGTAACCGCGAAACAATCGCTCGTTAACGAACGGCCCGATGGCTCTCTGGCCATCAATATCGCCAACACTCCACTGGCAACGGCTACATCGGTAGACGAAATTTTAAGTCGCTCACCGACAATCGTGTACGACGAAGATGGCAACTTACAAGTGTTTGGGAAAGGAGCAGCCATTCTGTTTATCAACGGGGTGCGGGTAGCCAACGAACGCCTGTCTACCCTTTCGCCTTCCGATATTCAAACTATTGAAATCATTAGCAACCCCGGCCCCCGCTACGATGCTGAAGGTAACGCCGTGATTAATATCATTACCCGCACCAATCGTGAGCAGGGCGGGCAAGGAGCGATCAAAAATTATTACAGCTACAGTGATTTTACGGGCTACGATAACCGAACCGACATCGCTTACAGCTACGCCCAGGGCAACTGGTCGACCCACGCTAACTACGGCTTACAGTTGGGACACAATCGGCACATCCAGCGCACCAGTCGTACCCGCAACATTCCTAATAACTTCTTTCGCTCTACCATCAAAAACGATTGGCAGTACGAATACGATAATTTGTCTAACTACGGAGTAGGACTCCAGTACAACGTTGCGGCAGATCACTATTTTTCAGTACAGTACACCGGGGCATACGAAGATTTGGGCGGACAGCAGTTGAGTGATAATACCATTGAGGATAGTCAAGTTATTGTCTACAACACCAACATTGCCCGGGACGACCTGACGCAGAAAAATACCCTAAACGCCAATTACTACCGTAAAATGGATAGCCTGGGTTCCAGCCTATTCATCGGTAGTCAGTTTGCGGGCTACGCCAACGACTTCGACAATGATATTACCGAATCCAGCGCCATTGATGATATAGCGCAAGTGGCTCTCATCAACAATGTGGGTGGTAATGACATCAACATTTTTAGTACTCAACTTGATTATACGAAAGTTTTTAGTAAGCGGTACCACTTAGAGTGGGGCGGGAAATACGGGTACGTACAGATCAACTCCCGCACCACATTTTTTGATCTGGGTGAAGGGGGCACTCGCACCCGAGATGAGGATCTGTCCAGTAGTTTTGCATACCGCGAGCGGGTTCCGGCTGCCTATCTCAATCTGCAAGGCAACATCACTGATAATATTGACTATGGTGTGGGACTGAGAACGGAACTTACGGATTACACGCTTTTCACCGAAGTAGACGGTGGCCGTACCATCGGTGATACTTATTTCAATGTGTTTCCCAGTGCTTCACTCACCGCCCGGCTGTCGGAGCAGACCAATGTTTATGTTACTTACACCTCTCGTATTGTTCGCCCACCCTACCAAACCCTCAACCCGTTTGTCGTCTACCAAGATGCTTTTACTTCTATTCGGGGCAACCCCGATCTTCAGCCCTCGCGAGTGCACGCTCTCGAGGCCGGAGGAGCGTGGGCGGGGCTCAGCCTCAAACTAGGCTACAACTATACGATTGACCCTATTGATGGCGGAGCATTTCAGTCGGAAGATAATCCTCGTGAATACATTTTGCAGCGGGTTAACCTAAGTGAGCGGCACGCATTCTTTGGTACGCTGTCTAAAAATATTAACCTGGCCTGGTGGCGATCTAACAATACCGCCACCCTCAGCTTCGACCGATTGTTTGACAATACCGGAGTTTTTGCGGTGAATAACAGCGAGCCGTACTACTACCTCTACTCTCAGAATAGCTTTGATATTAAAGATTGGTTTACGCTTTATCTCACCGCTTGGTACCTGAGTGATAAACGGGACGGCATTAACTTCGAGAAAGACTACTCCTCGGTCAACCTAGGAGTAGAGAAAAAGCTATTGGGGAACTCTCTCACTTGCAACCTCGACTTCAACGATGTGTTCTACCGGGTACGGGCTAGCGGGGAATACCGGGTAGGCCAAACCGATGTGATTTATGATAACGTGTGGAATACCCACTATGTCCGGTTTTCAGTAGCCTACAATTTTGGCAGGCTCAAAGAACTTAACTACCGCAATAAGAATGTGGGGGAGTCAGAAAGTCAACGAGCGCGCTAA
- a CDS encoding Crp/Fnr family transcriptional regulator, with protein MRKSVEANSIFFSASEPFSKLLFLEKGLVRSYRVIDGKDITFYFFTAGEFAVDYESFLKESESSLFFEALVDCDYLEFSKSTIEALYDSFPAFERVGRIMAEQAYLSATSRVKELQAESLQDRYLKLLARNPELFQQIPQYHIASYLGVKPQSLSRVRAKLTGKIY; from the coding sequence ATTAGAAAATCTGTAGAAGCTAACTCGATTTTTTTCTCGGCCAGCGAGCCGTTTTCTAAGTTACTGTTTTTAGAAAAAGGCTTGGTCAGGTCTTATCGAGTGATAGACGGTAAGGACATTACTTTTTATTTCTTTACCGCCGGGGAATTCGCCGTTGATTACGAAAGCTTCTTAAAAGAATCGGAAAGCTCGCTATTCTTTGAGGCATTAGTTGATTGTGATTATCTAGAGTTCAGCAAGTCAACCATTGAAGCGTTGTATGACTCATTCCCGGCGTTTGAGCGGGTGGGAAGAATCATGGCAGAACAGGCTTATCTAAGTGCTACCAGCCGGGTCAAGGAGCTTCAGGCGGAATCTTTACAGGATAGGTACCTTAAACTGCTGGCACGCAATCCCGAACTTTTTCAGCAAATTCCCCAATACCATATTGCCTCTTACCTAGGCGTGAAGCCTCAGAGCCTCAGCCGAGTGAGGGCCAAGCTTACCGGAAAGATTTACTAG
- a CDS encoding sensor histidine kinase, whose amino-acid sequence MHFLKETYQRVDTPFLRHLLFWIVIFVFHIITSSRVIYNNVSHSIGVMAVMTALQVIVAYVTLYILMPKLLDKKRFVLFGGLLALLLVLATTGYYAAKYYYFEPMYPQSYAWQFEKFGYFSVPERLANLSVTASKAIFFFSPTVLLLLFQFYRNQQRLAKINEQKKTAELTALKHQLNPHFLFNTLNNVYALAVKKSDKTPEVISKLSDMLDYMLYRCNEDYVPLAKEVALIENYLTLEKIRYGQRVAITFDNSLHYDLKIAPLLLLTFVENAFKHGVSQEINQATIAIGLSTQAKTISFRIRNSVPAGIPPGKAIKPAIGLRNVRKQLALLYPNAHQLQIEQTTETYCVTLNLQAP is encoded by the coding sequence ATGCATTTTCTGAAAGAGACATACCAGCGAGTAGATACTCCTTTCCTGCGGCACCTACTTTTTTGGATAGTCATTTTTGTGTTTCATATCATCACCTCTAGTCGGGTGATTTATAACAATGTCAGCCACTCGATCGGGGTGATGGCCGTCATGACTGCTTTGCAAGTGATCGTGGCGTACGTGACGCTCTACATTCTCATGCCGAAATTGCTGGACAAAAAGCGATTTGTTTTGTTTGGAGGGCTACTCGCCCTTCTGCTGGTGCTGGCTACCACTGGGTACTATGCCGCGAAGTATTACTACTTCGAGCCTATGTATCCTCAGTCGTACGCTTGGCAGTTTGAAAAATTTGGGTATTTTTCGGTTCCCGAGCGATTAGCTAATCTTTCGGTGACGGCCAGTAAAGCAATTTTCTTCTTCTCGCCTACGGTATTGCTGTTGCTCTTTCAGTTCTATCGCAATCAACAGCGTTTGGCGAAGATCAACGAGCAAAAAAAGACAGCGGAACTCACGGCCTTAAAGCATCAACTCAACCCTCACTTCCTATTCAACACCCTGAATAATGTGTACGCATTGGCGGTCAAAAAATCAGATAAAACTCCCGAAGTCATTAGTAAGCTATCCGATATGCTGGACTATATGCTGTACCGCTGCAATGAAGACTACGTACCGCTTGCTAAAGAGGTAGCGCTGATTGAAAACTATCTTACGTTAGAAAAAATTCGCTACGGCCAACGGGTAGCCATCACTTTTGATAACTCGCTACACTATGACCTCAAGATTGCTCCACTGCTACTATTAACCTTCGTTGAAAATGCTTTCAAACACGGGGTAAGCCAAGAAATTAATCAAGCTACCATTGCTATTGGACTGAGTACCCAGGCGAAGACCATTTCCTTCCGTATCAGAAACTCAGTGCCAGCCGGTATTCCGCCCGGTAAAGCAATAAAACCAGCTATTGGCCTAAGGAACGTTAGAAAACAGTTAGCGTTGCTCTATCCCAACGCTCATCAACTTCAGATCGAGCAAACAACCGAAACTTATTGTGTGACTCTAAACCTGCAAGCCCCATGA